One region of Hydrogenobaculum sp. Y04AAS1 genomic DNA includes:
- a CDS encoding methyl-accepting chemotaxis protein produces the protein MTNISVKTKLYILGAIVAFFGVVIGAIVFYNTHKAVAQMDQEKYCLKVADPLYEMLIELQTARMYNKSLAVGDKSYKTPLENTFNKIDKILSKLSLLDKKYGKKLDMNKSFAELLSMYDNLKQNAYSFNPYQVNKNYDTISNFLTDKLIIRDCYIRGKLIKDPDFADSTAITGFFGNQPHIILKVGKLQSKSFELINISKQNATSNTAQSTNSTSNLNNSLNQQSASNQQNTYIHHLVMDISSLLSSIREHIHYACLFYNESARANKFYNEIHLSANAYKRYINDTFKPIIEKILDNPESAYIYKEQFVSSLSKLQTLSNALSRDTIHTLEKSVNIRDAKDHEVLYVSLFVVSIGIVLSMWFVYLTIKSIDNNVSILNRVANEFKNGNLNIKAEIRYQDEIGKAIESLVDGVGTANSILQDIKSTIERMGSLDFTKNVETDAVGDFEAIKNDVNKSLDALRKLLQAITESVVKLGTSMEETSATTNALALDNKNLNEQINALANSIEEISATVNSIASNMTDTKNIINKLFEIVNKGKLAINQTRVDADMMSELAKKAVSIVDSIVFITEQTNLLALNAAIEAARAGEAGRGFAVVADEVKKLAEKAGGFAKNVSDIISDITKGVNSTVKSILMVDDYYKDIENYTSNVQEASQSISSAIEEQNATLNMLNNSMLDVRTFSDKLAAAIEELSATAKSLADVAQELKIEVTKFKF, from the coding sequence ATGACAAATATATCAGTGAAGACAAAGCTTTATATCTTGGGTGCAATAGTGGCTTTTTTTGGTGTTGTTATAGGGGCTATCGTCTTTTATAATACCCATAAAGCAGTAGCTCAAATGGACCAAGAAAAGTATTGTCTTAAAGTAGCCGATCCTCTTTATGAGATGCTTATAGAACTTCAAACGGCTAGGATGTATAATAAGTCTTTGGCGGTGGGTGATAAAAGCTATAAAACACCTTTGGAAAATACTTTTAACAAAATAGACAAGATTTTATCAAAACTTTCTTTATTGGATAAAAAATATGGGAAAAAACTTGATATGAACAAAAGTTTTGCTGAGCTTTTATCTATGTATGACAACCTTAAGCAAAATGCTTATAGTTTTAATCCGTATCAAGTGAATAAAAATTATGATACCATATCTAACTTTTTAACAGATAAACTTATTATAAGAGATTGTTATATAAGAGGAAAACTTATCAAAGATCCTGATTTTGCGGATTCTACTGCCATAACTGGATTTTTTGGAAATCAGCCTCATATTATTTTAAAAGTCGGTAAACTTCAAAGTAAATCTTTTGAGCTTATAAATATATCTAAACAAAACGCAACTTCAAACACTGCTCAAAGTACAAATTCAACATCAAACCTAAACAATAGCTTAAACCAACAGAGCGCTTCTAATCAACAAAACACATATATACACCATTTGGTTATGGATATCTCAAGTTTGTTGAGCAGCATAAGAGAACATATTCATTACGCTTGTTTATTTTACAACGAGAGCGCCAGAGCCAATAAGTTTTACAACGAAATACATCTGTCTGCCAACGCTTATAAAAGATATATAAACGATACTTTTAAACCCATTATAGAAAAAATATTGGATAATCCAGAGAGTGCCTATATTTACAAAGAGCAGTTTGTGAGCTCTCTTTCAAAGCTACAAACTCTTTCTAACGCATTATCAAGAGATACAATTCATACGTTAGAAAAATCTGTAAATATTAGAGATGCAAAAGACCATGAAGTACTTTATGTAAGTCTATTTGTGGTAAGTATAGGCATAGTATTATCTATGTGGTTTGTATATTTGACGATAAAGAGTATAGATAACAACGTAAGTATATTAAATAGAGTTGCAAATGAATTTAAAAACGGTAATCTAAATATAAAAGCTGAGATACGTTATCAAGATGAAATAGGTAAGGCAATAGAAAGTTTGGTAGATGGAGTTGGTACGGCAAACAGCATATTGCAAGATATAAAATCTACTATCGAGAGAATGGGAAGCTTAGATTTTACTAAAAATGTAGAGACTGATGCGGTAGGAGATTTTGAAGCTATCAAAAATGATGTCAACAAGTCTTTGGACGCTTTGAGAAAACTATTGCAAGCTATAACAGAAAGCGTTGTAAAACTAGGTACAAGCATGGAAGAAACATCTGCCACTACAAACGCTTTGGCTTTAGACAATAAAAATCTCAACGAGCAGATAAATGCGTTGGCAAATTCTATAGAAGAGATATCTGCTACTGTTAACTCTATAGCCTCAAACATGACAGATACAAAAAATATCATAAACAAACTTTTTGAAATAGTAAACAAAGGAAAATTGGCGATAAATCAAACAAGAGTTGATGCTGATATGATGAGTGAGCTGGCAAAAAAGGCAGTCTCCATTGTAGATTCTATAGTGTTTATAACAGAACAGACAAATCTTTTAGCTTTAAACGCTGCCATAGAAGCGGCCCGTGCAGGGGAAGCTGGGAGAGGATTCGCCGTTGTGGCAGATGAGGTGAAGAAACTGGCTGAAAAAGCCGGTGGTTTTGCAAAGAACGTATCAGATATTATATCTGATATAACAAAAGGTGTAAATTCAACTGTTAAGTCTATATTGATGGTAGACGATTATTATAAAGATATAGAAAATTATACATCTAACGTACAAGAAGCTTCTCAATCCATATCTTCTGCCATAGAAGAGCAAAACGCTACTTTGAACATGCTAAACAACTCCATGTTAGATGTGAGGACGTTTTCTGACAAATTGGCGGCAGCTATAGAAGAGCTTTCAGCTACAGCAAAGTCATTGGCTGATGTAGCTCAAGAGCTTAAAATAGAAGTTACTAAATTTAAGTTTTAG